The Triticum aestivum cultivar Chinese Spring chromosome 3A, IWGSC CS RefSeq v2.1, whole genome shotgun sequence genome includes a region encoding these proteins:
- the LOC123058492 gene encoding heat shock cognate 70 kDa protein has translation MTETGDDLGSAVMGIDLGTAWSCVGVCRQGRVEMVTNEHGGRTTPSFVAFTDTERLVGDAAKNQAARNPANTIFGTKRLMGRRFGDASVQADTRLWPFKVIAGRRDKPMIAASYKRKPKLVAAEEIGSMLVAKMKGDAVAYLGAPVTDAVVTVPVSFDILQRRATKDAFAVAGLNVIGVVHEPVAAAIAYGLHESTEAKNVLVFDLGGGTTSVALLAVAASKITVLGTAGEPQLGGEDFDSRMVEYLVDQFKTEYKKDVSGNARALVRLRTACEHAKRTLSSATWAAIEIDCLLDGIDFRTAITRDQFEDLNLDLFCKCLDPIKKCLSDAKIRRSDVHDVFLVGGSTRIPRVRRMLQDLFDGKELCPDIIPEEAVARGAAILSAMASRVPAGDLLDLFLLDATPHSLGVEASGDGIMTVIVPKNTTIPIRREQIVSLQPHQKRSVVISVFQGENATARKNRLLGELKLSVVHHGDGAHTGAKRQISVCFDIDADGVLTVYATDKATKRRHQMRFMDKGQLSSEEIARMAEEAAEYMAEDAEKRERAEAKNLLEEYLYQMRRAIEVERKKVDDALSTVELMIQQVLDDQVSSARKFLDDLEGLKKSAKHTIVGEQGHA, from the exons ATGACGGAGACCGGTGATGACCTGGGCAGCGCCGTGATGGGCATCGACCTCGGGACGGCGTGGTCGTGCGTCGGCGTGTGCCGGCAGGGCCGCGTGGAGATGGTAACCAACGAACACGGCGGCCGGACAACGCCGTCATTCGTCGCGTTTACCGACACGGAGAGGCTCGTCGGTGACGCGGCCAAGAACCAGGCCGCCCGGAACCCCGCCAACACCATCTTCG GTACCAAGCGATTGATGGGAAGGAGATTCGGCGACGCGTCCGTGCAGGCCGACACGAGGCTGTGGCCGTTCAAggtcatcgccggccgccgcgacAAGCCAATGATCGCGGCGAGCTACAAGCGCAAGCCGAAGCTAGTTGCCGCTGAGGAGATCGGCTCGATGCTCGTCGCGAAGATGAAGGGGGACGCCGTGGCCTACCTCGGCGCCCCCGTCACGGACGCCGTGGTCACGGTCCCCGTGTCGTTCGACATCCTGCAGCGCCGCGCAACCAAGGACGCCTTCGCCGTCGCGGGGCTGAACGTCATCGGCGTCGTCCACGAGCCCGTGGCCGCGGCCATCGCCTACGGCCTCCACGAAAGCACGGAGGCGAAAAACGTGCTCGTCTTCGACCTTGGAGGTGGTACCACCAGCGTGGCGCTCCTCGCGGTTGCGGCGAGCAAGATCACGGTCCTGGGAACCGCCGGTGAGCCCCAACTCGGCGGTGAGGATTTCGACAGCCGCATGGTGGAGTACTTGGTCGACCAGTTCAAGACAGAGTACAAAAAAGATGTCAGTGGCAACGCGAGGGCTCTGGTGAGGCTGAGAACAGCCTGCGAGCACGCGAAGAGGACGCTCTCGTCGGCGACCTGGGCTGCCATCGAGATCGACTGTTTGCTCGACGGCATCGACTTCCGCACGGCCATCACCCGCGATCAGTTCGAGGACCTCAACTTAGACCTGTTCTGCAAGTGCTTGGACCCCATCAAAAAGTGCCTCAGCGACGCAAAGATCCGGAGGAGCGATGTGCACGACGTCTTCCTCGTCGGCGGGTCCACTCGAATCCCCCGCGTGCGGCGTATGCTTCAGGACTTGTTCGACGGGAAAGAGCTCTGCCCAGACATCATTCCCGAGGAGGCGGTGGCCCGTGGAGCTGCCATCCTGAGCGCCATGGCCAGCCGCGTGCCCGCCGGTGACTTGCTGGACCTGTTCCTGCTGGACGCCACGCCGCACTCGCTCGGCGTGGAAGCGTCCGGAGATGGCATCATGACCGTGATCGTCCCAAAGAACACCACCATTCCTATCAGGAGGGAGCAGATCGTTTCCCTCCAGCCCCATCAGAAGAGAAGTGTCGTTATCTCGGTGTTTCAAGGGGAGAACGCCACTGCAAGGAAGAACAGGTTGCTCGGAGAGCTCAAGCTTTCGGTTGTCCATCATGGTGATGGAGCGCACACCGGAGCCAAGCGCCAGATTTCAGTGTGCTTCGACATCGATGCCGACGGCGTCCTGACAGTGTATGCGACAGACAAGGCGACCAAGCGTAGGCACCAGATGAGGTTCATGGACAAAGGGCAGCTAAGCAGCGAGGAGATCGCGAGGATGGCCGAGGAGGCAGCGGAGTACATGGCAGAAGATGCGGAGAAGAGGGAGAGGGCGGAAGCAAAGAATCTGCTCGAAGAATACTTGTACCAGATGCGCCGTGCAATTGAGGTTGAGAGGAAGAAGGTGGACGATGCGCTCTCTACCGTGGAACTGATGATTCAGCAGGTGCTGGACGACCAGGTTTCCAGCGCCAGAAAGTTCCTAGACGATTTGGAAGGGCTTAAGAAGTCAGCGAAGCATACAATTGTAGGAGAGCAGGGTCATGCGTAA